In one Nocardia tengchongensis genomic region, the following are encoded:
- a CDS encoding GAF domain-containing protein, whose amino-acid sequence MSGTRWLLIETFGGGEPTVIGLGSAPRKFVPLTQMFRQRETLSVIRGALATTLARLAPVDTVSEDGRRRTVTVPLLITPERMHAVLLWSGPVEEEIPPRDPVGAWYFNLSTSKSTRSDELLDLYGVAPENRAREHAIASVFTRVITNSDESDALAKVVRSAPGTEHQAVWTVRRDDGALRAAHFSCRILEERSAAGETEVFFRGVTHDIGDATEVSAAPPPVILEHRVLDAAAAEGDYRAIVDLRTLRLLRWMGPAMPDIAWQSLAGEPEPEIHPEDLATAKTMSRDLAQSRTSGVLRLRTLDGGWRAVRARAVLMALDQYTTAALVTVRDPDAVD is encoded by the coding sequence ATGAGCGGGACGCGATGGCTGTTGATCGAGACGTTCGGCGGCGGGGAGCCGACGGTGATCGGATTGGGGAGTGCGCCAAGGAAATTCGTGCCGCTCACCCAGATGTTCCGGCAACGGGAGACGCTGTCGGTCATTCGCGGCGCGCTGGCCACGACGCTGGCCCGGCTCGCGCCGGTGGACACCGTCAGTGAGGACGGGCGGCGGCGCACGGTGACGGTGCCGCTGCTCATCACGCCCGAACGGATGCACGCGGTGCTGCTGTGGTCGGGGCCGGTCGAGGAGGAGATCCCGCCGCGAGATCCCGTGGGGGCGTGGTATTTCAATCTGTCGACGTCGAAATCCACGCGGTCGGACGAGCTGCTCGATCTGTACGGTGTCGCGCCGGAGAATCGGGCGCGTGAGCATGCCATCGCGAGCGTTTTCACCCGGGTGATCACCAACAGCGACGAGTCCGACGCGCTGGCGAAGGTGGTGCGGTCCGCGCCGGGAACCGAGCATCAGGCGGTGTGGACCGTGCGCCGTGACGACGGGGCGCTGCGGGCGGCGCACTTCTCCTGTCGCATTCTCGAAGAGCGTTCCGCCGCAGGCGAAACCGAGGTCTTCTTCCGCGGCGTCACCCACGACATCGGGGACGCCACCGAGGTGAGCGCGGCGCCGCCGCCGGTCATTCTGGAGCATCGGGTGCTCGACGCGGCCGCGGCGGAGGGCGATTACCGAGCCATCGTGGATCTGCGCACGCTACGGCTGCTGCGGTGGATGGGGCCGGCCATGCCGGACATTGCCTGGCAGTCGCTGGCGGGGGAGCCGGAGCCGGAAATTCATCCCGAGGATTTGGCGACGGCCAAGACCATGAGTCGCGATCTAGCGCAATCGCGTACCTCCGGCGTGCTGCGATTGCGGACGCTCGACGGCGGGTGGCGGGCGGTGCGGGCCCGCGCGGTGCTGATGGCCCTGGATCAGTACACGACCGCCGCCCTGGTGACGGTGCGGGACCCCGACGCGGTGGACTAG
- a CDS encoding ParB/RepB/Spo0J family partition protein → MLGPDNAWWLRLLTGLRHWVAARLARSMVLRSYRCTKARGLEADPSDLVRIPLDRLRIGTVIRQSGQNARHVAALSEVAAALPPIVVHRSSMTVIDGVHRVRAAQDSGSQWIDAVYFDGDDGQALLLAVRLNTAHGLPLSAADRKAAAEQALAYYPDWSNHRLAMAIGLSERAIAAIRRKSATTPGRETHPVAAVSVAPADFQHRYERTHALPVSRRPEPAPDRAYPTRALRNLCSDPALSRTESGRQLLALLALIPADPEAWADLADNLPPYHAALIADLAAQQARNWAALARSATRHTVTENHTAA, encoded by the coding sequence GTGCTCGGACCGGACAACGCGTGGTGGCTTCGCCTTCTCACCGGCCTGCGGCACTGGGTGGCGGCCCGCCTGGCTCGATCGATGGTGCTGCGGAGCTACCGGTGCACGAAAGCCCGCGGTCTCGAGGCCGATCCCTCGGATCTGGTGCGAATCCCGCTGGACCGCCTGCGCATCGGCACCGTGATCCGGCAATCGGGCCAGAACGCACGACATGTCGCGGCGCTGTCCGAGGTCGCCGCCGCACTGCCCCCGATCGTCGTGCACCGGTCGAGCATGACCGTCATCGACGGCGTGCACCGCGTGCGGGCCGCGCAGGACAGCGGCTCGCAGTGGATCGACGCGGTGTACTTCGACGGCGACGACGGACAGGCGCTGTTGCTGGCCGTCCGGCTGAACACCGCGCACGGCCTGCCCCTGTCCGCCGCCGATCGCAAGGCCGCCGCCGAGCAGGCGCTGGCCTACTACCCGGATTGGTCGAATCACCGGCTGGCCATGGCGATCGGACTGTCCGAGCGCGCGATCGCGGCCATCCGCCGCAAGTCCGCGACGACGCCCGGTCGCGAGACGCACCCCGTCGCAGCCGTTTCGGTGGCACCGGCCGACTTCCAGCACCGCTACGAGCGCACCCACGCACTTCCGGTGTCGCGGCGGCCCGAGCCGGCACCCGATCGCGCGTATCCCACTCGCGCCCTGCGCAATCTGTGCTCCGACCCGGCCTTGAGCCGCACCGAATCCGGCCGCCAACTGCTCGCCCTGCTGGCCCTGATCCCCGCCGATCCCGAGGCCTGGGCGGACCTGGCCGACAATCTCCCGCCGTACCACGCCGCCCTCATCGCCGACCTCGCCGCTCAGCAGGCCCGCAATTGGGCGGCCCTGGCCCGCTCCGCGACCCGGCACACCGTGACGGAGAACCACACCGCTGCGTGA
- a CDS encoding helix-turn-helix domain-containing protein has protein sequence MNALSGVRRVEVGDSQGGGSKQLFEQWEAGLTDAYVPLAVSPRGTEGFRGWIAHAAYNDVSLSTVGASRQRVDRTRSLIARTDDEFLLATVQIAGSGRLHQDGRVAQVRPGEMVFYDSSRPYRWEFDSDWEMSVARVPLSRLRQRAGITALEIPTATTVARNSPAGVVAEFLRELTELQNTAPEQAAVLASSTVDLLAAATALTAGHKVPGESSDTLTRRQVVEFMRRHCRDTTLTVSAIAAGCGVSRRTLYRVLEEFEEGPATLLRRMRVEYACGLLTARRDLPVTAIAHSAGFATERQFYRAFRVETGTTPAAFRATGVLPRTL, from the coding sequence GTGAATGCGTTGTCGGGGGTTCGCCGGGTCGAAGTCGGGGACAGCCAGGGTGGCGGTTCGAAGCAGCTTTTCGAGCAGTGGGAGGCGGGCCTGACCGATGCGTATGTGCCACTCGCGGTGTCGCCCCGGGGGACCGAGGGATTCCGGGGGTGGATCGCGCACGCCGCCTACAACGACGTGTCGCTGTCGACCGTGGGTGCGAGCCGCCAGCGCGTGGACCGCACCCGCAGCCTGATCGCCCGCACCGACGACGAATTCCTGCTCGCCACCGTCCAGATCGCGGGCAGCGGCCGTTTGCATCAGGACGGCAGGGTGGCGCAGGTGCGCCCGGGAGAGATGGTCTTCTATGACAGCAGCCGCCCGTATCGATGGGAATTCGACAGCGACTGGGAGATGTCGGTCGCGCGGGTGCCGCTGAGCCGGTTGCGCCAGCGGGCCGGTATCACCGCGCTGGAGATTCCGACCGCGACCACCGTCGCGCGGAACAGTCCCGCCGGTGTGGTGGCGGAGTTCCTGCGCGAGCTCACCGAATTGCAGAACACCGCACCGGAACAGGCTGCGGTACTGGCTAGTTCGACCGTCGACCTGCTGGCCGCCGCGACCGCCTTGACCGCCGGTCACAAGGTCCCCGGCGAGTCGTCCGATACTCTCACGCGCCGCCAGGTCGTGGAATTCATGCGTCGGCACTGCCGTGACACGACACTGACGGTATCGGCGATCGCCGCGGGTTGCGGGGTGTCGCGCCGGACGTTGTATCGGGTGCTCGAGGAATTCGAGGAGGGCCCGGCGACGCTGTTGCGCCGCATGCGGGTCGAGTACGCGTGCGGATTGCTCACCGCGCGAAGGGATCTCCCGGTGACCGCGATCGCGCACAGCGCCGGATTCGCCACCGAGCGGCAGTTCTATCGCGCTTTCCGGGTCGAGACCGGCACGACGCCTGCGGCCTTTCGTGCGACCGGGGTACTGCCCCGGACCCTGTGA
- a CDS encoding GlsB/YeaQ/YmgE family stress response membrane protein, which produces MGGIISMIIIGLIAGAIARLVLPGKEDFGIIWTGVLGIVGGYVGGTLGSLLFSPHEFSVHPPVKHAFLGAIVGAIVVLAIYKWIRARV; this is translated from the coding sequence ATGGGCGGCATCATCTCGATGATCATCATCGGCCTGATCGCGGGCGCGATAGCCCGGCTGGTCCTTCCCGGCAAGGAGGACTTCGGCATCATCTGGACGGGTGTGCTCGGCATCGTCGGCGGTTATGTCGGCGGGACGCTCGGCAGCCTGCTCTTCTCGCCGCACGAGTTCAGCGTGCATCCGCCGGTCAAGCACGCGTTCCTGGGTGCGATCGTCGGCGCGATCGTGGTACTGGCGATCTACAAGTGGATTCGCGCACGCGTCTGA
- a CDS encoding cytochrome P450, whose product MSSPCPHAISIDPMVGDLAGETARLRAAGPITRIDLLGAPAWTITDHAVARQLLTDTRLVKDINAWKLFSDGVVTRQWPLIGMIDAGRSMFTVDGSEHRRLRIKTTQALTPRRLEALRPSIERLTKELLDDLDEAGGEGDVVDLKQIFAYPLPMRVISELMGVPREDHPMLLDWYKKFFSMMTPQDERLQVIDAMDVYFTEMVRRKTATPTDDLTSALILADEGGEPLTEEEVVGNLKALVAAGHETTVSLILNTVRALLNQPEQLARVRSEEVEWKQVIEESLRYDGPVTHLLMRFATEDITVGDTVIERGEGVVMSYRAINRDNGVFGEDADDFDITRPTAHRNISFGYGPHICPGAALARLEAAIALPALFDRFPALRLAGSDAEIVNLPVMTQNDIAALPLQLV is encoded by the coding sequence GTGAGTTCCCCTTGCCCGCATGCCATCTCGATCGATCCGATGGTGGGCGATCTCGCCGGTGAGACCGCGCGCCTGCGCGCCGCCGGGCCGATCACCCGCATCGACCTGCTGGGCGCGCCCGCCTGGACGATCACCGATCACGCCGTCGCGCGTCAGCTGCTCACCGACACCCGCCTGGTCAAGGACATCAACGCCTGGAAACTGTTCAGCGACGGCGTCGTCACCCGGCAGTGGCCGCTGATCGGCATGATCGACGCCGGACGCTCCATGTTCACCGTGGACGGCTCCGAACATCGCCGGCTGCGGATCAAGACCACCCAGGCGTTGACCCCGCGCCGCCTGGAAGCGTTGCGCCCCAGCATCGAACGGCTCACCAAGGAGCTGCTCGACGACCTGGACGAGGCGGGCGGCGAGGGTGATGTGGTGGACCTCAAGCAGATCTTCGCCTACCCGCTGCCGATGCGGGTGATCTCCGAGCTCATGGGTGTGCCGCGCGAGGACCACCCGATGCTGCTGGACTGGTACAAGAAGTTCTTCTCCATGATGACCCCGCAGGACGAGCGGTTGCAGGTCATCGACGCCATGGACGTGTACTTCACCGAGATGGTCCGGCGCAAGACCGCCACTCCCACCGACGATCTCACCAGCGCGCTGATCCTGGCCGACGAGGGCGGCGAGCCGCTCACCGAGGAAGAAGTGGTCGGCAACCTCAAGGCGCTGGTCGCCGCCGGGCACGAGACCACGGTCAGCCTGATCCTGAACACGGTGCGCGCCTTGCTGAACCAGCCCGAGCAGCTGGCCCGGGTGCGGTCGGAGGAGGTGGAGTGGAAGCAGGTGATCGAGGAGTCGCTGCGCTACGACGGCCCGGTGACCCATCTGCTCATGCGTTTCGCCACCGAGGACATCACGGTGGGCGACACCGTGATCGAGCGGGGTGAGGGCGTGGTCATGTCCTACCGTGCCATCAACCGCGACAACGGTGTGTTCGGCGAGGACGCCGACGACTTCGACATCACCCGCCCGACCGCGCACCGCAATATCTCCTTCGGTTACGGCCCGCACATCTGCCCGGGCGCGGCGCTGGCCCGGCTGGAGGCGGCCATCGCGCTGCCGGCGTTGTTCGACCGCTTCCCGGCGCTGCGGTTGGCGGGGTCGGATGCGGAGATCGTGAATCTTCCGGTCATGACGCAGAACGACATCGCGGCGCTGCCGTTGCAGCTGGTCTGA
- a CDS encoding cytochrome P450, whose protein sequence is MTSPAQGSCPVPHGFVRPESTVVPLSGPRFHTDRNSLYREIRRDHGPVAAVELIGGIPAWLVLGYREMHQVTSSPELFPRDVSLWNQWPNIPADWPLLPMVGSPMPSIYFTAGAEHRRHLAMVEPALETVDQFELRKVSESVADQLIDSFCGRGAADLVADFAEPLPVLVLAWLLGIPEVEGPGLARAMKTMADGGADAQAAYGQFMQYMQHLLAMKKAAPGDDLVSRMLAQPGQFTDEEYVNDLMAVTAAGHLPTADWLINSVRLMLTDDRFAAALGGGRRSVDQAMNEVLWEDSPNSILAGRWAARDTRLADTLIRQGDLLLLGLAAANTDPHVRQSVSDGSHSGNNAHFAFSHGEYRCPFPAQQIAETVARTGIEVLLDRLPDIDLAVPAQSLVRRPSPFLCGMTSLPVVFTPVRALGGFQ, encoded by the coding sequence ATGACCTCGCCCGCGCAGGGCAGTTGCCCCGTGCCGCACGGCTTCGTGCGACCCGAATCCACGGTGGTGCCGCTCAGCGGCCCCCGCTTCCACACCGACCGCAATTCCCTCTACCGCGAGATCCGCCGCGACCACGGGCCGGTCGCCGCGGTCGAGCTGATCGGCGGCATCCCGGCCTGGCTGGTGCTGGGCTACCGGGAGATGCATCAGGTGACCAGTTCTCCGGAACTGTTCCCGCGCGACGTCAGCCTGTGGAACCAGTGGCCCAACATCCCCGCCGACTGGCCACTGCTGCCCATGGTCGGCTCGCCGATGCCGTCGATCTACTTCACCGCCGGCGCCGAGCATCGACGCCATCTGGCCATGGTGGAACCGGCGCTGGAGACAGTGGACCAGTTCGAGTTGCGCAAGGTCTCCGAGAGCGTGGCCGATCAGCTGATCGACTCCTTCTGCGGGCGCGGCGCCGCCGACCTGGTCGCCGACTTCGCCGAACCGCTGCCCGTGCTCGTGCTGGCCTGGCTGCTGGGCATTCCCGAGGTGGAGGGCCCCGGGCTGGCGCGGGCGATGAAGACGATGGCCGACGGCGGCGCGGACGCCCAGGCGGCGTACGGACAGTTCATGCAGTACATGCAGCATCTGCTGGCGATGAAGAAGGCCGCGCCCGGCGACGACCTGGTCTCGCGCATGCTCGCCCAGCCGGGGCAGTTCACCGATGAGGAATACGTCAACGACCTGATGGCCGTGACCGCCGCGGGGCATCTGCCGACCGCGGACTGGCTGATCAATTCGGTGCGGCTGATGCTCACCGACGACCGGTTCGCGGCCGCGCTGGGCGGTGGCCGCCGCAGCGTGGACCAGGCCATGAACGAGGTGCTGTGGGAGGACTCCCCCAACTCGATCCTGGCCGGCCGCTGGGCCGCGCGCGACACCCGCCTGGCGGACACCCTGATTCGTCAGGGCGACCTGCTGCTGCTCGGGCTGGCGGCCGCGAATACCGATCCGCACGTGCGACAGTCGGTGAGCGACGGCAGCCACAGCGGCAACAACGCCCACTTCGCGTTCAGCCACGGCGAATACCGCTGCCCGTTCCCGGCTCAGCAGATCGCGGAGACCGTGGCGCGCACCGGCATCGAGGTGCTGCTGGACCGGCTGCCCGACATCGATCTGGCAGTGCCCGCGCAGAGCCTGGTGCGCCGGCCGTCCCCGTTCCTGTGCGGAATGACTTCTCTTCCCGTTGTTTTCACACCTGTTCGTGCTCTCGGAGGTTTCCAGTGA
- a CDS encoding ATP/GTP-binding protein, which produces MHADARQGLKIVIVGGFGVGKTTMVRSISEIRPLDTEATMTQVGQGVDDPAGVPGKSTTTVAFDFGRITIDDENVLYLFGAPGQERFWFLWDRLFTGALGAIVLVDQRRIADSWYAIDRLEHQRMPFIVACNSFGPGPSLDEVREALDLGPHIPMVECDARVRDSCKNVLITLVEYLYRPETTAWRNPA; this is translated from the coding sequence CTGCACGCGGATGCCCGGCAGGGCCTGAAGATCGTGATCGTGGGCGGCTTCGGCGTCGGCAAGACCACCATGGTGCGGTCGATCAGCGAGATCCGCCCGCTCGACACCGAGGCCACCATGACCCAGGTCGGGCAGGGTGTCGACGACCCGGCCGGGGTGCCCGGAAAGTCCACCACCACGGTGGCTTTCGACTTCGGCCGGATCACCATCGACGACGAGAACGTGCTCTACCTGTTCGGCGCGCCCGGCCAGGAACGCTTCTGGTTCCTGTGGGACCGGCTGTTCACCGGTGCGCTGGGCGCGATCGTGCTGGTGGATCAGCGCCGGATCGCCGACTCCTGGTACGCCATCGACCGGCTCGAGCACCAGCGCATGCCGTTCATCGTGGCGTGCAACAGTTTCGGGCCCGGGCCGTCGCTGGACGAGGTGCGGGAGGCGCTGGATCTGGGTCCGCACATCCCGATGGTCGAGTGCGACGCGCGAGTGCGCGACTCCTGCAAGAACGTTCTGATCACCCTGGTCGAGTACCTCTACCGGCCGGAGACCACCGCTTGGAGGAATCCCGCATGA
- a CDS encoding DUF742 domain-containing protein has protein sequence MTRPDEDPDRLYTLTGGRSRPDSDAFDLVTLVVSECDPVRGMQSEHAAILDMCRAPTAVVEIAAELRLPVGITVILLSDLLHAGKITVRHPDHASRQWNWLPTTDTLEKVLVGLRKL, from the coding sequence GTGACCAGGCCGGACGAGGATCCGGATCGGCTGTACACGCTGACCGGCGGGCGCAGTCGACCGGATTCGGACGCTTTCGATCTGGTGACCCTGGTGGTCAGCGAATGCGATCCGGTGCGCGGCATGCAGTCCGAGCATGCGGCGATCCTCGATATGTGCCGCGCACCGACCGCGGTGGTGGAGATCGCGGCCGAGCTGCGGCTGCCGGTGGGCATCACCGTCATCCTCCTGTCGGACCTGCTGCACGCGGGCAAGATCACCGTTCGTCATCCCGATCATGCTTCGCGGCAATGGAATTGGCTGCCCACTACCGACACGCTGGAAAAGGTGCTCGTTGGACTCCGCAAACTCTGA
- a CDS encoding sensor histidine kinase KdpD — MSESVNPPNGEQHTVRSQRPPYAIAAVALVITAVTVAVAVLLSPSEFRVPLAIGASVAALLLTGAVTAAAYYRDRVRAVRQEAHAYTAQADARVAATISAAQARITESEARIHSIGEHAAEQARAAKENEHRRAAALAAFAGAAGRMQAMSTSMLAELREMEHRHADPKVLSDLLELDHRTAQAGRLADSIAVLSGARSGRRWAKPIAMESILRGAMGRVAGYQRVRLRAVTEIAVAGHAAEGVMHALAELLDNACNFSPPTTEVHVYATEVPAGVVITIEDSGLVMSESALRRAESAVAGPRADTDLSSLSGTRLGLAVVGHLARKHDLTVSYRPSAIGGTAVVVVIPRELTTRLERQSGTLSRLTPVDAAEPAAPQPSRTAARPIEPARADAAPAPLREREPATTVHHDSHAAPQVQSSERFTTAPGDPTAPARARGSDHLAADATAARVDGFERFTQPPAAPAQESPTGSGPVAGGAPSGDEFAGQAATSSGLPKRQRGSTLAAVHPEGLAAPAVPPPPRPPAAPSAMGAFQRAVSGRETPTGPASSPLTNLDPPAPEPVGGRVPTVSTRQDPLGLGAEGDASLLPRSLMDAVRRGIDIREKAGATTYSAAPPAEAPDVATGRDHGAGAPPAPANPWETDR; from the coding sequence GTGTCGGAATCAGTCAATCCGCCGAATGGGGAACAGCACACCGTTCGGAGTCAGCGCCCGCCGTATGCGATCGCGGCCGTCGCCCTGGTGATCACCGCCGTCACGGTGGCGGTCGCGGTTCTGCTCTCCCCCAGCGAATTCCGGGTTCCCCTGGCGATCGGGGCGAGCGTCGCCGCGCTGTTGCTGACCGGCGCGGTCACCGCGGCCGCGTACTACCGCGACCGGGTGCGGGCGGTGCGGCAGGAAGCCCACGCCTACACCGCGCAGGCCGACGCCCGGGTGGCCGCGACCATCTCCGCCGCCCAGGCGCGAATCACCGAGTCCGAGGCCAGGATTCACAGCATCGGTGAACACGCCGCCGAGCAGGCGCGGGCCGCCAAGGAGAACGAGCACCGCCGGGCCGCCGCGCTGGCCGCGTTCGCCGGGGCGGCGGGCCGCATGCAGGCCATGAGCACCTCCATGCTGGCCGAGCTGCGCGAGATGGAGCACCGGCACGCCGACCCGAAGGTGCTGTCCGACCTGCTGGAACTGGACCACCGCACCGCCCAGGCCGGGCGGCTGGCCGACAGCATCGCGGTGCTCAGCGGCGCGCGTTCGGGCCGCCGCTGGGCGAAACCCATTGCCATGGAGTCGATCCTGCGCGGAGCCATGGGCCGGGTCGCCGGATATCAGCGGGTGCGGCTGCGGGCGGTCACCGAGATCGCCGTCGCGGGCCACGCCGCCGAGGGCGTCATGCACGCGCTGGCCGAACTGCTCGACAATGCCTGCAACTTCTCCCCGCCCACCACCGAGGTGCACGTCTACGCCACCGAGGTGCCCGCGGGCGTGGTGATCACCATCGAGGACAGCGGCCTGGTGATGAGCGAATCCGCGCTCCGCAGAGCCGAATCCGCGGTGGCGGGCCCCCGCGCCGACACCGATCTCTCCTCCCTGTCGGGCACCCGCCTGGGCCTGGCCGTGGTCGGCCACCTGGCCCGCAAACACGACCTGACCGTCAGCTACCGCCCCTCCGCGATCGGCGGCACCGCCGTTGTCGTGGTGATCCCCCGCGAACTGACCACCCGCCTGGAACGCCAGTCCGGCACCCTCAGCCGCCTCACCCCGGTGGACGCCGCCGAACCCGCAGCGCCCCAACCCTCCCGCACCGCAGCGCGACCGATCGAACCGGCCAGAGCAGACGCTGCCCCTGCTCCGTTGCGGGAACGCGAGCCCGCCACCACAGTCCACCACGACTCCCACGCAGCGCCGCAGGTCCAAAGCTCCGAGCGATTCACCACGGCCCCCGGCGATCCCACCGCTCCGGCACGGGCACGCGGATCCGACCATCTCGCGGCCGATGCCACCGCGGCGCGGGTCGACGGGTTCGAACGCTTCACCCAGCCCCCCGCCGCACCCGCGCAGGAGAGCCCTACTGGCAGCGGTCCCGTAGCGGGCGGTGCACCGTCCGGCGATGAATTCGCCGGACAGGCAGCGACTTCCAGCGGTTTGCCGAAGCGGCAGCGGGGCAGCACCCTCGCCGCCGTGCATCCGGAGGGTCTGGCCGCCCCGGCGGTCCCGCCGCCGCCTCGCCCGCCCGCCGCGCCGTCTGCCATGGGCGCCTTCCAGCGCGCCGTCTCCGGTCGTGAAACCCCCACCGGCCCAGCGTCTTCGCCGCTGACCAATCTCGATCCGCCGGCACCCGAACCGGTCGGGGGACGGGTTCCTACGGTGTCCACCCGGCAGGATCCGCTCGGCCTCGGCGCGGAGGGCGATGCGTCGCTGCTGCCGCGGTCGCTGATGGACGCGGTCCGGCGGGGCATCGATATCCGCGAGAAGGCCGGTGCCACTACATATTCCGCCGCCCCGCCCGCCGAGGCCCCGGATGTCGCGACGGGCCGTGATCACGGCGCCGGCGCTCCCCCCGCCCCTGCGAACCCCTGGGAGACCGATCGATGA
- a CDS encoding TMEM175 family protein has product MRYPESRLSDTTRVEAFSDGVMAIAITLLVLEIRLPDTEGGSLWHELTGLWPSYLAYAGSFLTIGVIWLCHHRFFSRVRAMDGLLHCGNLLLLLAVAFLPFPTTVLAHHLEDGGWNAKVATAFYGVVGALQAAAWFVMWTALRRNPELFEPGFDAEYARRESLQAVAGFVGFDLIAGIGLVLPAAALLLYLAAVLTFGYSSTRPRVFARV; this is encoded by the coding sequence ATGCGTTACCCCGAATCCCGGCTCTCCGACACCACCCGTGTCGAGGCCTTCAGCGACGGTGTCATGGCCATCGCGATCACCCTGCTGGTCCTGGAGATCCGGCTCCCCGACACCGAAGGCGGCTCGCTGTGGCACGAGCTGACCGGGCTGTGGCCCAGCTATCTCGCCTACGCCGGATCGTTCCTGACCATCGGCGTGATCTGGCTGTGCCACCACCGCTTCTTCAGCCGGGTCCGCGCCATGGACGGACTGCTGCACTGCGGCAATCTGCTGCTGCTCCTGGCGGTGGCGTTCCTGCCGTTCCCGACCACGGTGCTGGCCCATCACCTCGAGGACGGCGGCTGGAACGCCAAGGTGGCGACCGCCTTCTACGGTGTGGTGGGCGCGTTGCAGGCGGCGGCGTGGTTCGTCATGTGGACGGCGTTGCGCCGCAATCCCGAACTGTTCGAGCCCGGCTTCGACGCCGAGTACGCGCGCCGGGAGAGCCTACAGGCCGTGGCGGGATTCGTCGGTTTCGATCTGATCGCGGGCATCGGCCTGGTGCTGCCCGCCGCGGCGTTGCTGCTGTATCTGGCGGCGGTGCTGACGTTCGGCTATTCCTCCACCCGGCCACGGGTTTTCGCCCGCGTCTGA
- a CDS encoding zinc-binding dehydrogenase: MRVVQVKEFGGPEVLTVDEVAEPVAGPGEVVVRVAAADVMFLDTMLRSGMAQAFFPAEPPFVPGGAVTGTVESVGADVDPAWIGKRVATATAASGIGGGLPIGGYAELALAKVETLAEIPDQLSFEQAAALVHDGRTVFAIADRAAIGPGQWVLITAAAGGLGTLLIQLARTAGARVIAAARGEAKLALAQRLGAHEVIDYSESGWAERVRERTGGVAVVLDGAGGEIGRAASAAVAPGGLLIAYGNAAGGFAAVDAESAAAQGVTVVSLFDLTASGTDWLALHRRAHAEVAAGRLEVVIGQTFPLDQAGAAHTAIGSRAAVGRTLLKV, encoded by the coding sequence ATGCGTGTGGTGCAGGTCAAGGAATTCGGTGGACCCGAAGTGCTGACGGTGGACGAGGTCGCGGAACCGGTCGCCGGTCCCGGCGAAGTCGTGGTGCGGGTCGCGGCCGCGGACGTGATGTTCCTGGACACGATGCTGCGCAGCGGCATGGCCCAGGCCTTCTTCCCGGCCGAACCGCCGTTCGTGCCCGGCGGCGCGGTGACCGGCACCGTCGAGTCCGTCGGCGCGGACGTCGACCCCGCCTGGATCGGCAAGCGGGTCGCCACCGCGACCGCGGCCAGCGGCATCGGCGGCGGCCTGCCGATCGGCGGCTACGCCGAGCTCGCCCTGGCCAAGGTCGAGACCTTGGCGGAGATCCCCGACCAGCTGAGTTTCGAACAGGCCGCCGCCCTCGTCCACGACGGCCGCACCGTGTTCGCCATCGCCGACCGCGCCGCCATCGGGCCCGGACAGTGGGTGCTGATCACCGCCGCCGCGGGCGGATTGGGCACGCTGCTGATCCAATTGGCCCGCACGGCCGGCGCGCGGGTCATCGCCGCCGCCCGCGGTGAAGCGAAACTCGCGCTGGCGCAACGGCTCGGCGCGCACGAGGTGATCGACTACTCCGAATCCGGCTGGGCCGAGCGGGTACGGGAACGCACCGGCGGCGTCGCGGTGGTCCTCGACGGCGCGGGCGGCGAGATCGGCCGTGCGGCATCGGCCGCGGTCGCGCCCGGCGGTCTGCTCATCGCCTACGGTAACGCCGCCGGTGGCTTCGCCGCGGTGGACGCGGAATCCGCTGCCGCCCAGGGCGTCACCGTCGTGTCCCTGTTCGACCTCACGGCCTCGGGCACCGACTGGCTCGCGCTGCACCGGCGCGCGCACGCCGAGGTCGCGGCCGGTCGCCTGGAGGTCGTCATCGGTCAGACCTTCCCGCTCGACCAGGCCGGCGCGGCGCACACCGCCATCGGGTCCCGCGCGGCCGTCGGCCGCACCCTGCTCAAGGTCTGA